A genomic segment from Dermacentor silvarum isolate Dsil-2018 chromosome 11, BIME_Dsil_1.4, whole genome shotgun sequence encodes:
- the LOC119433064 gene encoding hydroxysteroid dehydrogenase-like protein 2 isoform X1, with translation MTFSNEDARGSNRGTMAAQLVSAETVEGVFSMISVYLNDDLVKQIGGVFVFDVKGEPNRWYVDLKNGKGSVGKGDPPQGKVDVTFVMERDTFIKMFTGKLNPTSAFMAGKLSLKGDLPMAMRLDKLMGEMRSKL, from the exons GCAGCAACAGAGGAACCATGGCGGCCCAGCTAGTATCAGCAGAAACCGTGGAAGGAGTATTCAGCATGATCTCCGTGTACCTGAACGATGACCTGGTCAAGCAGATTGGTGGCGTCTTCGTTTTCGACGTCAAAG GTGAGCCCAACAGGTGGTACGTCGACCTCAAGAACGGCAAGGGTTCCGTTGGCAAGGGGGACCCACCTCAGGGCAAGGTTGATGTGACCTTCGTCATGGAGCGCGACACCTTCATCAAGATGTTCACGGGAAAGCTGAATCCGACCAGTGCCTTCATGGCCGGCAAACTGTCGCTCAAGGGCGACCTGCCTATGGCGATGAGGCTCGACAAGCTCATGGGAGAGATGCGTTCCAAGCTCTGA
- the LOC119433064 gene encoding hydroxysteroid dehydrogenase-like protein 2 isoform X3, whose amino-acid sequence MAAQLVSAETVEGVFSMISVYLNDDLVKQIGGVFVFDVKGEPNRWYVDLKNGKGSVGKGDPPQGKVDVTFVMERDTFIKMFTGKLNPTSAFMAGKLSLKGDLPMAMRLDKLMGEMRSKL is encoded by the exons ATGGCGGCCCAGCTAGTATCAGCAGAAACCGTGGAAGGAGTATTCAGCATGATCTCCGTGTACCTGAACGATGACCTGGTCAAGCAGATTGGTGGCGTCTTCGTTTTCGACGTCAAAG GTGAGCCCAACAGGTGGTACGTCGACCTCAAGAACGGCAAGGGTTCCGTTGGCAAGGGGGACCCACCTCAGGGCAAGGTTGATGTGACCTTCGTCATGGAGCGCGACACCTTCATCAAGATGTTCACGGGAAAGCTGAATCCGACCAGTGCCTTCATGGCCGGCAAACTGTCGCTCAAGGGCGACCTGCCTATGGCGATGAGGCTCGACAAGCTCATGGGAGAGATGCGTTCCAAGCTCTGA
- the LOC119433064 gene encoding hydroxysteroid dehydrogenase-like protein 2 isoform X2: MADTKGSNRGTMAAQLVSAETVEGVFSMISVYLNDDLVKQIGGVFVFDVKGEPNRWYVDLKNGKGSVGKGDPPQGKVDVTFVMERDTFIKMFTGKLNPTSAFMAGKLSLKGDLPMAMRLDKLMGEMRSKL; encoded by the exons ATGGCCGATACTAAAG GCAGCAACAGAGGAACCATGGCGGCCCAGCTAGTATCAGCAGAAACCGTGGAAGGAGTATTCAGCATGATCTCCGTGTACCTGAACGATGACCTGGTCAAGCAGATTGGTGGCGTCTTCGTTTTCGACGTCAAAG GTGAGCCCAACAGGTGGTACGTCGACCTCAAGAACGGCAAGGGTTCCGTTGGCAAGGGGGACCCACCTCAGGGCAAGGTTGATGTGACCTTCGTCATGGAGCGCGACACCTTCATCAAGATGTTCACGGGAAAGCTGAATCCGACCAGTGCCTTCATGGCCGGCAAACTGTCGCTCAAGGGCGACCTGCCTATGGCGATGAGGCTCGACAAGCTCATGGGAGAGATGCGTTCCAAGCTCTGA